In Silene latifolia isolate original U9 population chromosome X, ASM4854445v1, whole genome shotgun sequence, the following proteins share a genomic window:
- the LOC141617642 gene encoding uncharacterized protein LOC141617642: protein MGNILINQDLVRLYTRKTVSHRCMMKVDLRKAYDSIEWKFVHQKLYGLNFPPRFIDWIMHCVTTTSFSIRGHQVSCYLHGCLPVFSEASGLSISNEKSDIILNGIKPECENDIITHTGFKKGKLPFKYLGVQISHKRLTKLDCNILVDKMSMCLSEVVILNYLIGCILEYLVWICRNTWRLDGYVPHPDALIKRLQDDCRMRLMNVNIGSLKREEIAWCTQRDLM from the exons ATGGGCAACATTTTGATTAACCAGGACTTAGTAAGGCTTTATACCAGAAAAACTGTTTCCCATAGGTGCATGATGAAAGTAGATCTTAGGAAAGCCTATGACTCTATTGAGTGGAAATTCGTGCACCAAAAGCTTTATGGTCTAAATTTTCCTCCAAGATTTATTGATTGGATAATGCACTGTGTCACAACTACGTCTTTTTCTATT AGGGGACATCAGGTCAGTTGTTACCTTCATGGCTGTCTTCCAGTGTTTTCTGAAGCCTCTGGTTTATCTATTAGTAATGAAAAATCTGATATCATTCTAAATGGCATTAAACCTGAGTGTGAAAATGATATCATAACTCATACTGGTTTTAAGAAGGGAAAGTTACCTTTCAAATATTTGGGTGTTCAGATTTCTCATAAAAGACTTACCAAGTTGGATTGTAACATTCTAGTGGATAAAAT GAGTATGTGTTTGTCAGAAGTTGTTATACTAAATTACTTGATTGGCTGCATCTTAGAATATCTG GTTTGGATATGCAGGAATACATGGAGACTTGATGGATATGTGCCTCATCCTGATGCTCTCATTAAACGTTTACAGGATGATTGTAGGATGCGGCTTATGAATGTTAATATAGGGAGTTTGAAAAGGGAGGAGATAGCTTGGTGTACTCAGCGTGACCTGATGTAA
- the LOC141617638 gene encoding uncharacterized protein LOC141617638, with the protein MWNVRGLNSDTKQRDVKWFLHHSEVILFGLLETRVKLGSLNKVAINICNGWSYTTNNNCHAGKRIWVLWKSQYLKVDIVERDDQYIHLKIKDTIDDYVFYVTFVYGFNRVGEREPLWNALQSWNITEPWVVLGDFNNVMRLQADPRNTILMDIEYQSRESYLMLAKARDDYLRQKAKCNWAKEGDTNSAMFYRIIKHRQIQNKVLRIEDAMGRICTTPDDILYAFVHYYEHLLRSNASTNGFHSHIVNHGKKVSNIASDKLCQIPSNDEIKQVVFSIPDDKSLGPDGFTSTFFKASWGTIREDFCKAIRDFFLSGQLLK; encoded by the exons ATGTGGAATGTTAGGGGTCTGAACAGTGACACCAAGCAAAGGGATGTGAAATGGTTTCTTCATCATTCTGAGGTGATTTTATTTGGACTCCTAGAGACTAGGGTAAAACTTGGTTCTCTGAATAAAGTAGCTATTAATATCTGTAATGGTTGGTcttatactactaataataacTGTCATGCTGGTAAGAGAATTTGGGTGTTATGGAAGAGTCAATATCTCAAAGTTGATATAGTTGAGAGGGATGATCAATATATTCATCTAAAAATAAAGGATACAATAGATGACTATGTTTTTTATGTTACTTTTGTGTACGGGTTTAATAGAGTGGGGGAGAGAGAACCTTTGTGGAATGCTTTACAGAGTTGGAATATTACTGAACCTTGGGTGGTCCTTGGGGACTTCAATAATGTGAT GAGATTGCAGGCTGATCCTAGGAATACTATTCTCATGGACATTGAATATCAATCTAGGGAGAGTTACCTGATGCTTGCAAAGGCAAGAGATGATTATCTTAGACAAAAAGCTAAGTGTAACTGGGCAAAGGAAGGGGATACTAATTCTGCTATGTTTTATAGAATCATCAAACATAGACAGATCCAGAATaaggtattgaggatagaggatGCTATGGGCAGAATTTGTACTACACCTGATGACATTCTATATGCCTTTGTGCATTATTATGAGCATCTTTTACGTTCAAATGCTAGTACTAATGGCTTTCATTCTCACATTGTTAACCATGGGAAGAAGGTAAGCAATATTGCGTCGGACAAACTTTGCCAGATTCCTTCAAATGATGAAATCAAGCAAGTGGTATTCTCCATTCCTGATGACAAGAGTCTTGGACCTGATGGCTTTACTAGTACTTTCTTTAAAGCCAGTTGGGGTACTATAAGAGAGGATTTCTGCAAAGCTATCAGAGATTTTTTCCTTTCTGGGCAGTTATTGAAATAA